The following coding sequences are from one Microvirgula aerodenitrificans DSM 15089 window:
- a CDS encoding DUF2938 domain-containing protein, with product MALLEAATRVVLMGIGATVIMDLWLMLMRALGVPTLNFALVGRWVGHLCHGRFSHTRIGQARPVHREAALGWIVHYATGIAFAVLLACIQGLAWLQAPTPAPAIIVGAATVVVPLFLIQPAMGAGFASSRTPAPGRNCLRSVMTHTVFGLGLYLSAVLIAFVS from the coding sequence ATGGCATTACTGGAAGCGGCAACACGGGTTGTCCTGATGGGCATTGGCGCCACGGTCATCATGGATCTCTGGCTGATGCTCATGAGGGCGCTTGGCGTTCCCACGCTCAACTTCGCCCTGGTCGGGCGCTGGGTGGGACACCTGTGCCATGGCCGGTTTTCACACACCCGCATCGGCCAGGCCCGTCCGGTGCACAGGGAAGCAGCGCTGGGCTGGATCGTGCACTACGCCACCGGCATTGCCTTCGCCGTTCTCCTGGCCTGCATTCAGGGCCTGGCCTGGCTGCAGGCGCCGACCCCGGCGCCCGCCATCATCGTGGGTGCCGCGACCGTGGTTGTGCCGCTGTTCCTGATACAGCCAGCCATGGGGGCGGGATTCGCGTCTTCCAGAACCCCGGCGCCCGGCAGGAACTGCCTGCGCAGCGTGATGACGCACACTGTCTTCGGACTGGGCCTTTACTTGTCGGCAGTCCTGATCGCTTTCGTGTCTTGA
- a CDS encoding helix-turn-helix transcriptional regulator, with the protein MIGALADSAISDANKQDSTGMHAMLDLSFSKPDEVVKRLCERLRTERLALQMTQADVAGRAGIGANTVSNLEAGRNVGFENVVRVAMVLGRARELEDLFLPKLDSLEDIRRYENSASRHRARRKSGNA; encoded by the coding sequence TTGATCGGCGCTTTGGCTGATTCTGCAATTTCGGATGCCAACAAGCAGGACTCGACAGGAATGCACGCCATGCTGGATTTAAGCTTCAGCAAGCCGGATGAGGTCGTCAAACGGCTTTGCGAGCGTCTGCGCACGGAGCGTCTGGCGCTGCAGATGACGCAAGCCGACGTGGCCGGTCGCGCCGGCATCGGCGCCAATACCGTGTCCAACCTCGAGGCCGGGCGCAATGTCGGGTTCGAGAACGTGGTCCGCGTGGCAATGGTCCTTGGCCGGGCCCGGGAGCTCGAAGACCTGTTCCTGCCAAAACTGGACAGCCTCGAAGACATTCGGCGCTACGAAAACAGCGCCAGTCGTCACCGTGCCAGGAGGAAGTCCGGCAATGCTTGA